AATCAAAGCCTACAAACTGGAGGAGGTCGCCGCGCGCCAAGCCGCCCGCCCCCTGACAGACGTCGAAGATGCGGCCCGCGCCGCCAGTCCGACCCGCGGCTTCGCCGACCGTCTGGTCGAGGCGAGCCGCGAAGGCTATGGCCTGATCGCCGAGATCAAGAAAGCCAGCCCTTCCAAAGGGCTGATCCGCGCGGATTTCGACCCTGCCGCATTGGCCGACGCCTATGCCACGGGGGGGGCCACCTGCCTGTCGGTCCTCACCGATACGCCGTCCTTTCAGGGGGCCGATGATTATCTGATCGCCGCGCGCAATGCCTGCGACCTGCCGGTGCTGCGCAAGGATTTCATGTATGACACCTATCAGGTCGCCGAGGCCCGCGCGATGGGCGCCGATTGCATCCTGATCATCATGGCCAGCGTCAGCGACACCCAGGCAATCGAGCTGGAAGAGGCCGCGATTGCTTGGGGCATGGATGTGCTGATCGAAGTGCATGACGCCCCCGAACTTGAGCGTGCGACCGCGCTGAAATCGCCGCTGATGGGGATCAACAACCGCAACCTCAAGACCTTTGAAACGACGCTCGATACCACCCGCACCCTCTCGAAACTGGTGCCGGCGGATCGTGTGATCGTCTGCGAAAGCGGCCTGACAACACCCGAAGAGCTGGCCGAAATGGCGATGTATGGCGCGCGGTGTTTTCTGATCGGCGAAAGCCTGATGCGCCAGGATGATGTGGCCGCCGCAACCCGCACGCTGATCGCCAATCCCCTGACCGCAGGCGGCATGTGATGGGCGATAAACTCAGCCATTTTGACGGCGCGGGCCATGCGCATATGGTCGATGTCTCCGACAAGGACTTCACCGACCGGATCGCCGTCGCCGAGGGCCATATCACCATGACGTCGGCCACGCTCGCGATGATCGTCGCGGGACGCGCGGGCAAGGGTGACGTGTTGGGCATCGCGCGGCTGGCGGGGATCATGGGGGCAAAAAAGACCTCGGAGCTGATCCCGCTCTGCCACCCGCTGCCCATCACCAAGGTCGCGGTGGATCTGACCCCCGACGACAGACTGCCGGGCCTGCGCATCACTGCCACCGTGAAAACCACCGGCCAGACCGGCGTGGAAATGGAGGCGCTGACAGCCGTATCTGTGGCCGCCCTCACGGTGCATGACATGGTCAAGGCCGTGCAAAAGGACATGGTGATCGGTGGTATCCGCGTGACCCTGAAAGACGGCGGCAAATCGGGACGGTTCATGGCATGATCTCTGTTGCCGATGCCCTTGCTGCCCTGTTCGATCTGGTCACGCCGATGGACATCGAGGAAGTGGCCCTGACCGATGCTGCGGGGCGCACCCTTGCCCGGCCGCTGCAGGCGCGCCGTGATCAGCCACCGTTTTCGGCCTCGGCGATGGATGGCTATGCGCTGCGCAGTGGCGATGTGGCTTTGGGGGCGACACTGGAGGTGATTGGCGAATCTGCCGCCGGTCACGGGTTTGACGGCCATGTTGGAGTAGGTCAGGCGGCGCGGATCTTCACCGGCGCCCCCTTGCCCGCCGGGGCTGACCGGGTTGTCATTCAGGAAGACGTCACGCGGACCGGCGACCGGATCACCATCACCGATCACCCCAGTGACAACCATAACGTCCGCCCGCTGGGCGCGGATTTCCGCATCGGCGACACGCTTGCAGCACCGCGCGTGCTGACCCCGTCGGATGTGGCGCTGATCGCGGCGATGAATATCGCGCGCGTCCCGGTCACGCGCCGCCCGATTGTCGCGATTATCGCCACGGGGGATGAACTGGTGCAGCCGGGTGAAACACCGGGTGTGGACCAGATCATCGCCTCGAACAGTTACGGATTGCACGCGCTTGTCACGGCTGCGGGGGCCGAGGCGCGCTTGCTGCCGATTGCCGGCGATGACCTTGATGAAATCAGACAGGTGTTCGATCTGGCGCGTGGTGCGGACCTGATCCTGACCATCGGCGGGGCCTCGGTGGGCGATCACGATCTGGTCGGTCCGGCGGCAGAAAGCCTTGGGATGGCGCGCGCCTTTTACAAGGTGGCCATGCGCCCGGGCAAACCGTTGATGGCGGGCAAACTGGGCGACGCAATGATGATCGGCCTGCCGGGCAATCCGGTATCGGCGATGGTCTGTGGCCATGTGTTCGTGGTGCCGGTGATCCGCGCGATGCTGGGGTTGGGCCATGCGCCCGCCCCGCGTGTCACCGCGCCCCTTGCCGCCGCACTTGCAGCCAACGGGCCGCGCGAACACTACCTGCGCGGCGTGGTCAGTGCGCAGGGCGCGCGCGCCTTTGATAAACAGGACAGTTCACTGCTGACCGTCCTGTCGGATGCAAACTGCCTGATCGTGCAGCCACCAAACGGCCCCGCGCAGAACCCTGGCGAAATGGTCGATATCCTGATGCTTTGACGACCCCGTTGACACAAAACGGGAACATGCGTAGAACATAGGCAAAACGTATGCAGATCAGGAGAACATGATGCTGACCAAGAAACAGCTCGACCTGCTGGAGTTCATCCAGAAACGGGTGCAGCGCGATGGCGTCCCCCCAGCTTTGACGAAATGAAAGAAGCGCTTGATCTGCGCTCGAAATCGGGCATCCACCGGCTGATTACAGCGCTTGAGGAACGCGGCTTTATCCGCCGCCTTGCCCACCGCGCCCGCGCCCTTGAAATTATCAAACTGCCCGAGGCGATGGGCGGCGAAGCCACCAGCGGCTTTACCCCCCGCGTCATTGACGGCGACCGCCCCGATAGCACCCCGGCAAACGCCATTCCGGTCGAGGCTGCGGGCGCGATCGAACTGCCAGTGATGGGCCGGATTGCCGCCGGTGTGCCAATCGCCGCCATTTCCGAAGTGTCCCACAACGTGGCTGTACCGCAGGCGATGCTGGGCGCGGGCGAACACTATGCCCTTGAAGTCAAAGGCGATTCGATGATCGACGCGGGCATCAACGATGGCGACACCGTGATCGTGCGCGAAACCAGCCATGCGGATAACGGCGATATTGTCGTCGCTTTGGTCGAGGACGCCGAGGCGACCCTGAAACGCTATCGCCGCAACGGTGCCTCGATTGCGCTTGAAGCGGCAAATCCGGCTTATGAAACCCGCGTATTCCGCGATGATCAGGTCAAGGTGCAGGGCAAGCTGGTCGGGCTGATCCGCTCTTACTGACCGGACAGCAGCGCGATCAGGCCACGGCGTGGCCCAAGGGCCGCGTTGCGCAGTTCCGGCGTGTTCCACAATCTGTCACCGGTGCGTGCGCGCGCCGTTTCCAGCACTAATGTGCCGTCAATGACGCGGCCCGCCACGGCCCCGTCACGGCGCAGGGCATTGATGTCGATCACGGTGCAAGGGCGGCTTGCAACCTCTTGATTGGTCACCAGAATATCTGCGCCGCCACAGCCATCAAGCGCCGCAAGGTTGCGCGCGCCGGTCATGTGCAGCACCTGCTGCCCGCCCACCGTCGCGCGGCTGATCCGATCCTGGGTTTCCATGCCGCCCCGCGCAAAGGCTGCATCCTGCGCCACCGGCGCGCCATCATTTTCAAGCCATATCTCTGCTGAAAACCCATCACCGCGCGCCTTGTTCAGATCGCGCCCCTCCGGGCCCATCACCCCAATCAACCCTCCGCTTTCGGCGATCAGCAAGGCGGGGCGTTCGCTTTGCACCCAGAGCAGGGCCGCCAACAGCCCAACGGCCAGCCCCGACCAGCGCAACCGCCCCTGCCACAGCACCACGATCAGCCCGGCCAGCGCGATCAGTGGCAACACGACCGGATCGGGCGCGGGCACATAGTTGACGGCACCATCCATATTGGCCACGCGATCCGCGACCCCCAGAATCCAGCGCAGTCCCCAGGCCATCGGCACGAAGCCGATCTGCGACAACCCCAGCGGCGCAAGGCAAACCGCCAGCACGGCGGCGGGCATGACCAGCACCCCCATCAAGGGCACGCTCAGCAAATTGGCGATCAAGCCAAACTGCGCGAACTGGTTGAACTGCGCCGCCGCAAAGGGCGCGGTCGCCAGCCCCGCCACAAGCGAGGACACAAACACCGCCCCCACCGCGCGCAGCCATTTGGGCAGGTATGATTGATCAAACCGGCGCAGCAGGCCAAAGACCGCAACAAGGGCGGTGGTCGCCGCGAATGACATCTGGAACCCGGGTCCGGACAAGGCCTCGGGGCGCAGCACCAGCACGATCACCGCCGCCATCGCCACGGCGCGCAGGGTCAAGGCGCGCCGGTTCAGCAAGATCGCCACGAACATCACCGCAACCATGATAAAGGCGCGTTCCGTTGCCACGTTCCCGCCCGACAGCGCCAGATAGCCGGCCCCCACCATCAGGGCCACCACGGCCGCGATCTTGCGCACCGGCCAGCGCAGGGCCACCCCAGGGATCAACGCCAGCCCATAGCGCATCAGCGCAAAGACAAACCCCGTCAACAGCCCCATATGCAGCCCCGAAATCGCCAGCAGATGCGCAAGGTTCGCAGCGCGCAGATCACGCAGCGTGCCCTGCCCCATCGCGGCGCGGTCGCCAGTCATGATCGCAGCGGCAAAAGCCCCCGCCTCGCCCGCAATCGCGCGCTGAACCCACGCGGACATCGCCATGCGTTGTTTGTAAATCCACAGGCCCGCGCCATCCGCCGGGGCCAGTTGCAGAACCGGGGTGCGGGTATATCCCACGGCCCCCAGACCGGAAAACCACGCCATGCGTCGGAAATCGAAACCGCCCGGTTCGACGGGCCCCGAGGGTGGCGACAAATGCCCTGTCATGATCACCACCATCCCAGGTTCGGGCGTGATGTAGGACGTTTCGCCATGCAGCGATACCCGCACACGATCAGGCGTGCGCGCAGGCGAGACCCGCGCCAGCACCACCCGATCCAGCGTCAGGCGCGGCACGTCACTGACCGAACGGTCAATCGCAACGATCCGCCCTTCGATCGGACCATAATAACGCCAGCCCAGCACCGGTTCACCGACCCGCTGCGCCCGCGCGCCCGCCAGCACGAACCCCAGCGCCACAAGTGCAAGAAAGAAACAGAGCGGCCGCCAGATCAATGGCACAACCCGTGCCAGGACCAGCGCCGCCACACCCGCCGCCGAGACCAGCGCGTAGGTGGCAAACCCCGGCTCGACCTTGGCGAGGAAATACCAGCCGATGCCGCAGGCCAAAGCCACCGGCACCCAGCCGAACATATGCCCGCGCTGCGCAAGGATTGTCGCCTGCAAATGCTGTGTCAGGCCCACTTGTCCTCTGACCCCCGCCTTAGTATCCCCAAGGCCAGAGCTTAGTCCCGTCTTGGTTAGCGAAAGGTTAATTCCCCATGTCCGACCGTCCTGTCGTCACACGTTTCGCCCCCTCGCCCACGGGCGCGCTGCACATCGGCGGCGCACGCACCGCCCTGTTCAACTGGCTTTATGCGCGCGGGCGCGGCGGCAAGTTCCTGTTGCGGATCGAGGATACCGACAAGGCGCGCTCGACCCCCGAAAATCGGCAGGCCATCCTCGACGGGCTGACATGGCTGGGGCTGGACTGGGACGGCGCGCCGATCTCGCAAGCCGCCAATGCCGCGCGCCACGCTGGTGTGGCCCACGACATGCTGGCCCGGGGCGCGGCCTATAAATGCTTTGCCACGCAGGACGAAATCGAGGCGTTTCGCGAAGCGGCGCGCGCGACCAAGTCCTCGACGCTCTACCGCTCGCCCTGGCGCGATGTGCCCGACAGCGATCACCCCGATCTGCCATATGTCGTTCGCCTGAAAGCACCGCGCGACGGGGCCACCACGCTGCGCGACGCCGTACAGGGCGATGTCACATGGCAAAACGACCAGCTTGACGACATGATCCTGCTGCGCTCGGACGGCACCCCCGTTTACATGCTGGCGGTGGTGGTCGATGATCACGACATGGGCGTCACGCATGTCATTCGCGGCGATGATCATCTGGCCAATGCATTTCGTCAAAACCTGATCTACGCGGCGATGGGTTGGGACAAACCGGTGCTGGCGCATATCCCGCTGATTTTCGGCCCCGACGGCAAGAAGCTGTCAA
This portion of the Octadecabacter sp. SW4 genome encodes:
- the trpC gene encoding indole-3-glycerol phosphate synthase TrpC, giving the protein MDILDKIKAYKLEEVAARQAARPLTDVEDAARAASPTRGFADRLVEASREGYGLIAEIKKASPSKGLIRADFDPAALADAYATGGATCLSVLTDTPSFQGADDYLIAARNACDLPVLRKDFMYDTYQVAEARAMGADCILIIMASVSDTQAIELEEAAIAWGMDVLIEVHDAPELERATALKSPLMGINNRNLKTFETTLDTTRTLSKLVPADRVIVCESGLTTPEELAEMAMYGARCFLIGESLMRQDDVAAATRTLIANPLTAGGM
- the moaC gene encoding cyclic pyranopterin monophosphate synthase MoaC, with protein sequence MGDKLSHFDGAGHAHMVDVSDKDFTDRIAVAEGHITMTSATLAMIVAGRAGKGDVLGIARLAGIMGAKKTSELIPLCHPLPITKVAVDLTPDDRLPGLRITATVKTTGQTGVEMEALTAVSVAALTVHDMVKAVQKDMVIGGIRVTLKDGGKSGRFMA
- the glp gene encoding gephyrin-like molybdotransferase Glp, whose protein sequence is MISVADALAALFDLVTPMDIEEVALTDAAGRTLARPLQARRDQPPFSASAMDGYALRSGDVALGATLEVIGESAAGHGFDGHVGVGQAARIFTGAPLPAGADRVVIQEDVTRTGDRITITDHPSDNHNVRPLGADFRIGDTLAAPRVLTPSDVALIAAMNIARVPVTRRPIVAIIATGDELVQPGETPGVDQIIASNSYGLHALVTAAGAEARLLPIAGDDLDEIRQVFDLARGADLILTIGGASVGDHDLVGPAAESLGMARAFYKVAMRPGKPLMAGKLGDAMMIGLPGNPVSAMVCGHVFVVPVIRAMLGLGHAPAPRVTAPLAAALAANGPREHYLRGVVSAQGARAFDKQDSSLLTVLSDANCLIVQPPNGPAQNPGEMVDILML
- a CDS encoding ComEC/Rec2 family competence protein, which codes for MGLTQHLQATILAQRGHMFGWVPVALACGIGWYFLAKVEPGFATYALVSAAGVAALVLARVVPLIWRPLCFFLALVALGFVLAGARAQRVGEPVLGWRYYGPIEGRIVAIDRSVSDVPRLTLDRVVLARVSPARTPDRVRVSLHGETSYITPEPGMVVIMTGHLSPPSGPVEPGGFDFRRMAWFSGLGAVGYTRTPVLQLAPADGAGLWIYKQRMAMSAWVQRAIAGEAGAFAAAIMTGDRAAMGQGTLRDLRAANLAHLLAISGLHMGLLTGFVFALMRYGLALIPGVALRWPVRKIAAVVALMVGAGYLALSGGNVATERAFIMVAVMFVAILLNRRALTLRAVAMAAVIVLVLRPEALSGPGFQMSFAATTALVAVFGLLRRFDQSYLPKWLRAVGAVFVSSLVAGLATAPFAAAQFNQFAQFGLIANLLSVPLMGVLVMPAAVLAVCLAPLGLSQIGFVPMAWGLRWILGVADRVANMDGAVNYVPAPDPVVLPLIALAGLIVVLWQGRLRWSGLAVGLLAALLWVQSERPALLIAESGGLIGVMGPEGRDLNKARGDGFSAEIWLENDGAPVAQDAAFARGGMETQDRISRATVGGQQVLHMTGARNLAALDGCGGADILVTNQEVASRPCTVIDINALRRDGAVAGRVIDGTLVLETARARTGDRLWNTPELRNAALGPRRGLIALLSGQ
- the gltX gene encoding glutamate--tRNA ligase — translated: MSDRPVVTRFAPSPTGALHIGGARTALFNWLYARGRGGKFLLRIEDTDKARSTPENRQAILDGLTWLGLDWDGAPISQAANAARHAGVAHDMLARGAAYKCFATQDEIEAFREAARATKSSTLYRSPWRDVPDSDHPDLPYVVRLKAPRDGATTLRDAVQGDVTWQNDQLDDMILLRSDGTPVYMLAVVVDDHDMGVTHVIRGDDHLANAFRQNLIYAAMGWDKPVLAHIPLIFGPDGKKLSKRHGATGAAEYQAMGYPAAGMRNYLARLGWSHGDDEFFTDEQAKAWFDLDGIGKSPSRFDFKKLDNICGQHIAAADDAALLHELQAYLAVTGADPLDDTQRDRMSRGMYCLKERAKTFPDLIEKAHFLLTARPITPDEKAARHLDDVSRGILRELTPQLQNASWNRETLEAAVSALAQAQELTLGKLAGPLRAALAGRAATPSVFDMMLVLGRDETIARLNDAAG